One segment of Anatilimnocola aggregata DNA contains the following:
- the uvrA gene encoding excinuclease ABC subunit UvrA, protein MNLLGGFGRRMPASDIVIKGAREHNLRDVSLVLPRNQLICLTGVSGSGKSSLAFDTLYAEGQRRYVESLSSYARHFLGQMPKPDVDFIGGLSPSISISQKSSGNNPRSTVGTITEIYDYLRVLFARVGQGHCPKCQQPITAQSREEILARILQLPEGTKLNVLAPLIRQQKGEYKDLFEDLLKQGFVRARVDGTVVQLNDSISLDRQMRHDIEVVVDRLTLRTDVRPRLSEAVETALKMGGGNLIVALDLAAGETKAVPVPQDEEAEPEVAEEETSAKSSKRKRRAARAGDLLFSSDYACTTCGLSFEPPSPQLFSFNSPQGMCPDCDGLGVMYSLSPELLVPNPKLTFKEGAIELIGPWHELGRWRRHIYQGVADTLERKHKWKEDTLLETPWNKLTKEQQHVLLYGTGKEHITFTWRGGQAPMMYGGKYEGIIPEFAGKHRNSKSKMQQKQLEKYMSMVGCPTCQGERLVPQARSVRVTTQSDQVGEQLSRTLPQICNLAVSDASAFFQNLQLTDTQQIIAAEVLKEIRTRLGFLVDVGLDYLSLDRTAPTLSGGESQRIRLAGQIGSGLVGVLYILDEPSIGLHPRDNDRLLSTLRRLRDMGNTVIVVEHDEDTIWAADQILDFGPGPGVRGGELVAQGRPGEVLKAERSVTGKYLSGELEIAVPKQRRPRTDKSLKILGAEHNNLKNVDVEIPLGAFVCVTGVSGSGKSSLISDILVETLHRDLNKGDGNPGKHRAIEGMENLDKLIAIDQTPIGRTPRSNPGTYIKLFDEIRDLFTQMPEAKRRGFKPGRFSFNVEGGRCEACEGNGSTRLEMDFLADVWVTCPVCEGKRFSRETLQVRFKDKSIADVLEMDVQQLLGLFENVPNIHHRLKTLHDVGLDYIKLGQPSPTLSGGEAQRIKLARELVKKSTGKTLYLLDEPTTGLHFADIQLLLKVLHNFVDAGNTVLVVEHNLDVIKTADWVIDMGPEGGAAGGQLLAAGTPEEIVKVEGSYTGRALKRVLDGSAAKEAREKAYAALHPSEEKANGKKKSKKNGELVELPVTQGPPHLATHITVRGARQHNLKDVSASIERDKMTVFCGPSGSGKSSLAMDTIYAEGQRRYVESLSSYARQFVAQMQKPIVDHIDGLSPAIAIEQKNLGHTPRSTVGTVTEIYDYLRILMARLGQLYCPTCEIPVGTQSADQVVDTILAETPGAKLYLMAPVEIDVGQQYATLWEDLRTKGYNRVRINNQSYTLDAVPEIDRRRKHKVEVVLDRITVKEEARSRIAGSIEQALNLGKGVMHVAYAQDDVPEPKWRTVAHSQHLACHECGRSFEPLTPHSFSFNSPLGWCQSCEGLGVQTGANPAALLSDPKLTLAEGALALWPNLQISYARAMLEALGQGTGVPLDVPFDQLPHRQRRTVLYGAEEQWFDVLPPGANGKKVKPLFRFQFKGLYPALEEASKLSPLLRIRLEQLVADVECSTCGGSRLRDDASAVRFRNQTIGELGRMPLSHLQTAIANWNLSERERKIAGELLREITGRLQFLLDVGLDYLSLSRPAATLSNGEAQRIRLASQLGSGLCGVLYVLDEPTIGLHPRDNTRLLGALHKLRDLGNTLIVVEHDREVIEHCDHLLDFGPRAGRLGGEIVASAHPSELDGQPRSVTGPYLSNRKAIPVPKTRRIGQALPAVDANGEPAPPAKLSKKKKAPLTAVPANNGEPDRLKPELQQAWIEVVGARHNNLRNVTARIPLGTLTAVTGPSGSGKSTLIEDVLYAAIARQLHRASVIPGQHDAIHGLEHINKVIRVDQQPLGNSPTSNPATYTGCFELIRTLFSQLPEAKVRGYSGRRFSFNVPGGRCEACEGNGQKRIEMHFLPDVWVECDVCRGKRYNPETLAVMFHGHSISDVLDMTCGDALRLFENIPKIRRVMQTLCDVGLDYLTLGQPAPTLSGGEAQRVKLAAELSRPDTGRTLYLLDEPTTGLHFDDLAKLLEVLQRLVDLGNTVVLIEHNLDIIKSCDWMIDMGPDAGEGGGQVVAFGTPDEVVDRHVAAHGMPANPQTSQQPKTKGKKKATKAETTFSAEELAAIPFSHTAAALAPVLLAGPFEDRKKYDPNEAEKEQQGDLDINEVGKTVKMPWEVDGRRWHTESRVGRTGEPCKWDGRILAEVVDRIHSLGEFSETDWSERSVVEIAAAKKADGWFFHAITGETWLLKLKFRVYKGTFKREALQERINLKTLNELAELPIYGNEPRVKVKTLQGPWQEIEVRVHSYDEVDTPEFWQFVDDAVKGFFKYTEKATVAPEDVSPWKVLGQKWHLLRKGFPPGRNVEWKAETLEELCELIKEVAPEAEFLWNNQQLVRVLVPQGRDAWATLYTKRPQSLLLVLNGPKGKFALGGITTLGSAREFDDLSKERDVIKIHFANIEQVHQPELRQFLTQHLASLGKLREVAS, encoded by the coding sequence ATGAACTTGCTTGGGGGTTTTGGCCGCCGTATGCCAGCATCGGACATCGTCATCAAAGGGGCTCGCGAGCATAACCTGCGCGATGTTTCCCTCGTTTTGCCGCGAAATCAGCTCATCTGCCTCACCGGCGTTTCCGGCAGCGGAAAAAGTAGTCTGGCGTTCGATACGCTCTATGCCGAAGGGCAGCGGCGCTATGTCGAGAGCCTGTCTAGCTATGCGCGACATTTCTTGGGCCAAATGCCCAAGCCCGATGTCGACTTCATCGGCGGCTTGAGCCCATCGATTTCGATCAGCCAAAAAAGCAGCGGTAATAACCCGCGCTCGACCGTCGGCACGATCACCGAAATCTACGACTACCTGCGCGTCCTCTTTGCCCGCGTCGGCCAGGGGCACTGCCCCAAGTGCCAGCAGCCGATTACCGCCCAATCGCGCGAAGAGATTCTGGCCCGCATTCTGCAACTCCCCGAGGGGACCAAGCTGAATGTCCTCGCGCCTCTCATTCGCCAGCAAAAGGGTGAATACAAAGACCTGTTCGAAGACTTGCTGAAGCAGGGCTTCGTCCGCGCGCGGGTCGATGGAACCGTCGTGCAACTGAATGACAGCATCTCGCTCGATCGGCAGATGCGGCACGATATCGAAGTGGTGGTCGACCGTCTCACGCTGCGCACCGATGTTCGCCCGCGCTTGAGCGAAGCCGTCGAAACGGCTCTGAAAATGGGCGGCGGCAATCTGATTGTCGCGCTCGACCTGGCGGCGGGCGAAACAAAGGCGGTTCCCGTTCCGCAGGACGAAGAAGCGGAGCCCGAAGTCGCCGAGGAAGAGACTTCGGCCAAATCAAGCAAGCGGAAGCGTCGCGCCGCTCGCGCGGGCGATTTGCTTTTCTCGTCCGACTACGCCTGCACGACCTGCGGCCTGTCGTTCGAACCGCCGAGCCCGCAGCTCTTCAGCTTTAATAGCCCGCAGGGGATGTGCCCCGATTGCGACGGCCTCGGCGTGATGTACAGCCTGTCGCCAGAACTGCTGGTGCCGAATCCCAAGCTGACCTTCAAAGAAGGGGCCATCGAATTGATCGGCCCCTGGCACGAACTGGGGCGCTGGCGGCGGCATATCTATCAGGGAGTGGCCGACACGCTCGAACGGAAGCACAAGTGGAAAGAAGATACGCTACTCGAAACGCCCTGGAACAAGCTGACGAAAGAGCAGCAGCACGTCTTGTTGTACGGCACCGGCAAGGAGCACATCACCTTCACTTGGCGCGGTGGCCAAGCGCCGATGATGTACGGCGGCAAGTACGAAGGGATCATCCCCGAGTTCGCGGGCAAGCATCGCAACAGCAAGAGCAAGATGCAGCAGAAGCAGCTCGAAAAATACATGAGCATGGTCGGCTGCCCGACCTGCCAAGGCGAGCGACTTGTTCCCCAGGCCCGCTCGGTGCGCGTGACCACGCAAAGCGATCAAGTCGGCGAACAACTGAGCCGCACGCTGCCGCAAATCTGCAACCTGGCTGTCAGCGACGCTTCGGCCTTTTTTCAGAACCTGCAATTGACCGATACGCAGCAGATCATCGCGGCCGAAGTGCTGAAGGAAATTCGGACCCGGCTGGGCTTTCTGGTCGACGTTGGTCTCGATTATCTCTCGCTCGACCGCACCGCACCAACGCTCTCCGGTGGTGAGTCCCAGCGCATTCGGCTCGCTGGTCAAATTGGCAGCGGGCTCGTCGGCGTGCTCTATATTCTCGACGAACCGTCGATCGGCCTGCACCCGCGCGACAACGATCGCCTGCTTTCCACGCTCCGCCGCCTGCGCGACATGGGTAACACCGTCATCGTTGTCGAGCACGACGAAGACACGATCTGGGCCGCCGATCAGATTCTCGACTTCGGCCCTGGTCCCGGCGTGCGCGGCGGTGAACTCGTTGCGCAAGGCCGCCCCGGTGAGGTCCTCAAGGCTGAGAGGAGCGTCACGGGCAAGTACCTTTCCGGCGAACTCGAAATCGCCGTTCCCAAGCAACGACGCCCGCGTACCGACAAGAGCCTGAAGATTCTCGGCGCGGAACACAACAACCTGAAGAATGTCGACGTCGAGATTCCCCTCGGCGCATTCGTCTGCGTCACAGGCGTCTCAGGCTCCGGCAAGAGCTCGCTCATCAGCGATATTCTGGTCGAGACCCTGCATCGCGATTTGAACAAAGGTGACGGAAATCCCGGCAAGCATCGGGCCATCGAAGGGATGGAGAATCTCGATAAGCTGATCGCCATCGATCAAACTCCCATCGGTCGCACACCACGCAGCAATCCCGGCACTTACATCAAATTGTTCGACGAAATTCGCGATCTTTTCACGCAAATGCCCGAAGCGAAACGCCGCGGCTTTAAGCCCGGCCGCTTCAGCTTTAATGTGGAAGGTGGGCGCTGCGAAGCCTGCGAAGGAAACGGCAGCACGCGGCTCGAGATGGATTTTCTCGCCGACGTGTGGGTCACATGCCCCGTCTGCGAAGGCAAGCGTTTCAGCCGGGAAACGCTGCAAGTTCGCTTTAAGGACAAGTCGATTGCCGACGTCCTGGAAATGGACGTTCAGCAACTACTCGGCCTGTTCGAGAATGTGCCGAACATTCACCATCGCCTGAAGACGTTGCACGACGTCGGTCTCGACTACATCAAGCTCGGCCAGCCTTCGCCGACCCTCAGCGGTGGCGAAGCCCAGCGCATCAAGCTGGCTCGTGAACTCGTGAAGAAGAGCACCGGCAAGACGCTCTACCTGCTCGACGAGCCGACGACCGGTTTGCACTTCGCCGATATTCAACTGCTGCTGAAGGTGCTGCACAACTTTGTGGATGCCGGCAATACGGTCCTGGTCGTCGAGCACAATCTCGACGTCATCAAGACGGCCGACTGGGTCATCGACATGGGGCCCGAAGGTGGTGCTGCCGGCGGTCAACTTCTGGCGGCGGGCACGCCGGAAGAGATCGTCAAGGTCGAGGGTTCTTATACGGGCCGCGCTCTCAAGCGAGTTCTCGACGGCTCCGCGGCCAAAGAAGCCCGCGAGAAGGCTTACGCAGCGCTCCATCCCAGCGAAGAAAAAGCGAACGGCAAGAAGAAGTCCAAGAAGAATGGTGAATTGGTCGAACTGCCGGTCACGCAAGGCCCGCCTCACTTAGCCACGCATATCACCGTCCGCGGTGCCAGGCAGCACAATCTCAAAGACGTCAGCGCCTCGATCGAACGCGACAAAATGACCGTCTTCTGCGGTCCCAGCGGCAGCGGCAAAAGCTCGCTGGCAATGGACACCATCTATGCCGAAGGGCAGCGACGATACGTCGAAAGCTTGAGCAGCTATGCCCGGCAATTCGTCGCGCAGATGCAAAAGCCCATCGTCGATCATATCGACGGCCTCTCGCCGGCCATCGCCATCGAGCAGAAGAATCTCGGTCACACGCCGCGCTCGACTGTCGGCACCGTCACCGAGATTTACGACTACCTGCGCATTCTCATGGCGCGACTCGGGCAGTTGTATTGCCCCACGTGCGAGATTCCCGTTGGTACACAGTCAGCCGATCAGGTCGTCGATACGATCCTCGCTGAAACGCCGGGCGCGAAGTTGTATCTGATGGCCCCCGTCGAAATCGATGTCGGCCAGCAATACGCCACGCTCTGGGAAGATCTGCGCACGAAAGGTTACAACCGCGTCCGGATCAACAACCAGTCCTACACGCTCGACGCGGTTCCGGAAATCGATCGCCGCCGCAAGCACAAGGTCGAAGTGGTGCTCGACCGCATCACCGTCAAAGAAGAAGCCCGCTCGCGCATCGCGGGGAGCATCGAACAGGCGCTGAATCTCGGCAAGGGGGTGATGCACGTCGCCTATGCTCAGGACGATGTTCCCGAGCCCAAGTGGCGGACCGTCGCCCACAGCCAGCACTTGGCTTGCCACGAATGCGGCCGCAGCTTCGAGCCCCTCACGCCGCACAGTTTTTCGTTCAATAGCCCGCTCGGTTGGTGCCAGTCGTGCGAAGGGCTCGGCGTGCAGACCGGCGCCAATCCCGCTGCTCTCCTCTCGGACCCCAAGCTCACGCTGGCGGAAGGCGCACTTGCTCTGTGGCCGAATCTGCAAATCTCGTATGCCCGGGCAATGCTTGAAGCGCTCGGTCAGGGAACGGGCGTGCCGCTCGATGTGCCGTTCGATCAGTTGCCGCATCGTCAGCGCCGCACGGTCCTGTATGGAGCGGAAGAACAGTGGTTCGACGTGTTGCCCCCCGGTGCGAATGGCAAGAAGGTGAAGCCGCTCTTCCGGTTTCAATTCAAGGGGCTCTATCCGGCCCTCGAAGAAGCTTCGAAGCTTTCGCCGCTGCTGCGCATTCGGCTGGAACAACTGGTGGCCGACGTCGAATGCTCGACCTGCGGCGGCAGTCGCTTGCGGGACGATGCGTCGGCGGTCCGCTTTCGCAATCAAACGATTGGCGAACTCGGGCGGATGCCGCTCAGCCATCTGCAAACGGCCATCGCCAATTGGAACCTCAGCGAGCGCGAACGGAAGATCGCCGGCGAACTGCTGCGTGAAATCACCGGCCGCCTGCAGTTTCTGCTCGATGTCGGCCTCGACTATCTGTCTCTCTCGCGTCCCGCCGCGACCTTGTCAAATGGTGAAGCCCAGCGCATTCGGCTGGCGAGTCAACTCGGCAGCGGTCTGTGCGGCGTGCTGTATGTGCTGGACGAACCGACCATTGGTTTGCACCCGCGCGATAACACCCGCTTGCTCGGCGCACTCCACAAGTTGCGCGATCTTGGCAATACGCTGATCGTTGTCGAACACGATCGCGAAGTGATCGAGCATTGCGATCACTTGCTCGACTTTGGTCCGCGGGCCGGTCGTCTCGGCGGCGAGATCGTCGCCAGCGCTCATCCGAGCGAACTCGATGGCCAGCCTCGCTCGGTCACGGGTCCGTACCTGAGTAATCGGAAGGCGATTCCAGTTCCCAAGACTCGGCGCATTGGCCAGGCATTGCCTGCTGTCGACGCCAATGGTGAGCCTGCTCCTCCGGCCAAATTGAGTAAGAAGAAAAAGGCTCCGCTGACTGCGGTTCCAGCAAACAACGGTGAACCAGACCGGCTGAAGCCGGAACTCCAACAAGCGTGGATTGAAGTGGTTGGCGCGCGGCACAACAACCTGCGAAATGTCACGGCCAGGATTCCACTCGGTACTTTGACGGCTGTTACCGGCCCCAGCGGTAGCGGCAAGAGCACGCTCATCGAAGATGTGCTCTATGCGGCTATCGCGCGGCAGTTGCATCGCGCGTCGGTCATCCCCGGCCAGCACGATGCAATTCACGGGCTGGAGCATATCAACAAGGTGATTCGGGTCGATCAACAGCCGCTCGGCAACTCGCCGACTTCGAACCCGGCGACTTACACGGGATGCTTCGAACTGATCCGCACGCTCTTCTCACAATTGCCCGAGGCAAAGGTGCGTGGCTATTCGGGCCGACGCTTCAGCTTTAATGTTCCCGGCGGTCGCTGCGAGGCTTGCGAGGGAAATGGCCAGAAGCGGATTGAGATGCACTTTCTGCCCGACGTGTGGGTCGAGTGCGATGTTTGCCGCGGCAAGCGTTACAATCCCGAAACGCTGGCGGTCATGTTCCACGGGCATTCGATCAGCGATGTGCTCGATATGACCTGCGGCGATGCGTTGCGATTGTTCGAGAACATTCCGAAGATTCGCCGCGTCATGCAAACCTTGTGCGACGTCGGTCTCGATTATCTCACGCTCGGCCAGCCCGCGCCGACGCTCTCAGGCGGTGAAGCTCAGCGCGTGAAACTCGCGGCGGAACTCTCCCGCCCCGATACGGGCCGCACCCTCTACCTGCTCGACGAACCAACGACCGGCTTGCACTTCGACGATCTCGCCAAGCTGCTCGAAGTGCTGCAGCGGCTCGTCGACCTCGGCAACACGGTCGTGCTGATCGAGCACAATCTCGACATTATCAAGAGCTGCGACTGGATGATCGACATGGGCCCCGATGCGGGCGAAGGGGGGGGCCAGGTCGTCGCCTTCGGCACCCCGGACGAAGTTGTCGACCGTCACGTCGCCGCGCACGGCATGCCGGCCAATCCGCAAACCAGCCAGCAGCCCAAGACGAAGGGGAAGAAGAAGGCCACGAAGGCTGAGACAACATTCTCCGCCGAAGAACTGGCCGCGATTCCGTTTTCGCACACTGCTGCCGCTCTCGCGCCTGTACTGCTCGCCGGCCCGTTCGAAGATCGTAAGAAATACGATCCCAACGAAGCCGAGAAGGAACAGCAAGGTGATCTCGATATCAATGAAGTCGGCAAGACAGTAAAGATGCCGTGGGAAGTCGACGGTCGCCGGTGGCACACCGAGTCGCGCGTCGGCCGCACCGGCGAGCCCTGCAAATGGGACGGCCGCATTCTGGCTGAAGTCGTCGATCGCATTCACTCGCTGGGCGAATTCAGCGAAACCGATTGGAGTGAGCGGTCGGTCGTCGAGATCGCCGCCGCCAAGAAGGCCGATGGCTGGTTCTTCCATGCCATCACCGGCGAGACCTGGCTCCTCAAGTTGAAGTTCCGCGTTTACAAGGGAACGTTCAAGCGCGAAGCGCTGCAGGAACGAATCAACCTGAAGACACTCAACGAATTGGCCGAGCTCCCCATTTATGGCAACGAGCCGCGCGTGAAGGTGAAAACCCTGCAAGGGCCGTGGCAAGAAATTGAAGTCCGAGTTCACTCGTATGATGAAGTCGATACGCCCGAGTTCTGGCAATTTGTCGACGACGCGGTGAAAGGCTTCTTCAAGTACACCGAAAAGGCCACCGTCGCGCCGGAAGATGTTTCTCCCTGGAAGGTTCTGGGGCAGAAGTGGCACTTGCTCCGCAAAGGCTTCCCACCGGGCCGGAATGTCGAGTGGAAGGCAGAAACACTCGAAGAGTTGTGCGAACTCATCAAGGAGGTCGCGCCGGAAGCGGAGTTCTTGTGGAACAACCAGCAACTGGTTCGCGTGCTCGTGCCACAAGGCCGCGATGCCTGGGCCACTCTCTATACCAAGCGGCCGCAGTCGCTGCTGCTGGTGCTGAATGGCCCGAAGGGGAAATTTGCCCTGGGTGGCATCACCACGCTCGGTTCGGCCCGCGAGTTCGACGATTTGAGTAAGGAGCGTGACGTTATCAAGATTCACTTCGCCAACATCGAACAAGTGCATCAGCCCGAGCTTCGTCAGTTCCTGACACAACACCTGGCCTCGCTCGGCAAGTTGCGGGAGGTGGCCTCGTGA
- a CDS encoding 1,9-bis(guanidino)-5-aza-nonane synthase → MTWQPTKQELLQKTIEHIDMKDHNVVPVVEAMQHMAFSARDLSRAADIYDRMLRDTECGVILCLAGSLISAGLKQVIIDMVRNKMVDAIVSTGANMVDQDFFEALGFKHYVAEERLKSGMDDSMLRDHGIDRIYDTLIDEEELRVCDETTRKIADGLPPGAYTSRYFLNKMGEYLETNAKTDSIIGAAYQCGVPIFCPAFSDCSAGLGIVAHIHERLRTGRQPISFDSAMDFYELTQIKMNNPVTGLFMIGGGVPKNYAQDIVVAADILLQEEHGAHEYPAMHKYAVQITIADVRDGALSSSTLKEASSWGKVDTTFEQMVFSEATLALPLIAGYAYHKRGWEGRKFKRFADLFVEAGEIV, encoded by the coding sequence ATGACCTGGCAACCCACCAAGCAAGAACTGCTGCAAAAGACCATCGAGCACATCGACATGAAGGACCACAACGTGGTGCCGGTTGTCGAAGCCATGCAGCACATGGCCTTCAGCGCTCGCGACTTGAGCCGCGCTGCTGACATTTACGACCGCATGCTCCGCGACACTGAGTGCGGCGTGATTCTCTGCCTCGCCGGTTCGCTGATCAGCGCCGGACTGAAGCAGGTGATTATCGACATGGTGCGCAACAAGATGGTCGATGCCATCGTCAGCACTGGTGCCAATATGGTCGACCAGGACTTCTTCGAGGCCCTCGGCTTCAAGCATTATGTGGCCGAAGAGCGGTTGAAGAGCGGCATGGACGACAGCATGCTCCGTGATCACGGGATCGACCGAATCTACGACACGCTGATCGACGAAGAAGAACTGCGCGTGTGCGACGAAACGACCCGCAAGATCGCCGATGGTTTGCCACCTGGCGCTTATACCTCTCGCTACTTCCTCAACAAGATGGGCGAATATCTCGAAACGAACGCCAAGACCGATTCGATCATCGGCGCGGCCTATCAATGTGGCGTGCCAATTTTCTGCCCGGCCTTTTCCGATTGCTCGGCGGGGCTCGGTATTGTGGCTCACATTCACGAACGGCTGCGAACGGGTCGTCAGCCCATTTCGTTCGACAGTGCGATGGACTTCTACGAACTGACTCAGATCAAAATGAACAATCCGGTCACCGGTCTGTTCATGATCGGTGGCGGCGTGCCGAAGAACTATGCGCAGGACATCGTCGTGGCGGCTGACATTCTGTTGCAAGAAGAGCATGGTGCGCACGAGTATCCCGCGATGCACAAGTATGCCGTGCAGATCACGATTGCCGATGTTCGCGACGGCGCTCTGTCGAGCAGCACGCTCAAAGAAGCCAGCAGCTGGGGCAAGGTCGATACGACCTTCGAACAGATGGTCTTCAGCGAAGCGACGCTTGCCCTACCTCTCATCGCCGGCTACGCCTACCACAAGCGTGGCTGGGAAGGCCGCAAGTTCAAGCGCTTCGCCGACCTGTTCGTCGAAGCTGGCGAGATTGTTTAG
- a CDS encoding outer membrane protein assembly factor BamB family protein: MVQAKSVVQQVLRGAYLALIAILAASLIVVLTFNDNWYVLWTGNMFTGTTYPPVRTRKASFEAADETAAQPVATADWPGWTMLFGPRLSSCSPETGLNLRFGEEGPRRLWQKPIGTGYSAPVVAKNEKDGGDLVLLFREENQEVLACYHAENGEERWRCSWPTSYQCPYEYSSGPYATPIVDGEQIYAVGAQGQLHCVARESGEVLWQRLLQEDFQGKAGLFGYGAGLLIDDEKIYLNVGGVEQQAGIVAFDKKTGDTLWKTGERNWAYTTPRLTTIGEQRYLLVLTDFGLAALEPASGKLLGEYEFHPRGPDVINAVTPVVQGDRVLLVTGPGPGAVCLQLAHTSDEGMTFKELWQDRRVLDSQFNSLIFYPQLNDDTLIFGFTASQQGGATFRCVDFGTGELKWKHSSELGRGQALAADGHILLLGEHGHLQVLPATEKQPEPVSSTKEPLLAAPCYSQPALCNGLLFVRNEREVICFDLRK, translated from the coding sequence ATGGTGCAAGCGAAAAGCGTCGTTCAGCAGGTGCTAAGAGGGGCTTATTTAGCCCTCATTGCCATTCTGGCTGCCTCCCTGATTGTGGTTCTGACTTTTAACGACAACTGGTACGTATTGTGGACAGGGAACATGTTTACGGGAACGACCTATCCGCCGGTGAGGACGCGGAAGGCATCGTTCGAAGCTGCCGACGAGACAGCAGCACAACCCGTTGCAACGGCTGATTGGCCGGGCTGGACGATGCTGTTTGGCCCGCGACTGAGCAGTTGTTCGCCCGAGACCGGGTTGAACCTCCGCTTTGGCGAAGAAGGTCCGCGCCGCTTGTGGCAGAAACCCATTGGCACCGGCTATAGCGCGCCAGTCGTGGCTAAAAATGAAAAGGACGGAGGTGACCTTGTCCTTCTCTTTCGCGAAGAGAACCAGGAAGTGCTGGCCTGCTATCACGCCGAAAATGGCGAAGAGCGGTGGCGCTGCTCGTGGCCGACAAGCTATCAGTGCCCTTACGAATACAGCAGCGGTCCGTACGCGACTCCGATTGTCGATGGCGAGCAGATTTATGCCGTCGGTGCGCAAGGGCAGTTGCATTGCGTGGCCCGTGAGAGTGGCGAAGTCCTCTGGCAACGTCTGCTGCAGGAAGATTTTCAAGGCAAGGCTGGACTCTTCGGCTATGGTGCCGGCTTGCTGATTGATGACGAGAAGATCTATCTGAATGTCGGCGGCGTGGAGCAGCAGGCGGGCATCGTCGCGTTCGACAAGAAGACCGGCGACACGCTCTGGAAAACGGGCGAACGAAATTGGGCTTACACGACACCACGCTTAACCACGATCGGCGAACAGCGGTACTTGCTCGTGCTGACCGATTTCGGGCTGGCGGCTCTCGAACCAGCTTCGGGCAAGTTGCTGGGCGAGTATGAATTTCATCCGCGGGGCCCGGATGTCATCAACGCCGTCACGCCGGTGGTGCAGGGCGACCGCGTGCTTCTCGTCACGGGACCAGGGCCAGGCGCTGTCTGTTTGCAGCTTGCCCACACTTCAGACGAAGGAATGACGTTTAAAGAACTGTGGCAAGATCGTCGCGTCCTCGATAGTCAGTTCAACAGCTTGATCTTCTATCCGCAGCTCAACGACGACACACTCATCTTTGGTTTCACCGCCTCACAACAAGGGGGAGCCACCTTCCGCTGCGTCGATTTTGGCACGGGCGAATTGAAGTGGAAGCACTCTTCCGAACTAGGGCGCGGCCAGGCGCTTGCCGCCGATGGTCACATCCTGCTGCTCGGCGAGCATGGGCACCTGCAAGTCTTGCCGGCTACCGAGAAGCAGCCCGAACCGGTCTCCAGCACCAAGGAACCTCTTCTGGCCGCACCTTGCTACAGCCAGCCAGCGCTCTGTAACGGCCTGCTGTTCGTTCGCAACGAGCGGGAAGTGATCTGCTTCGATCTGCGGAAATAG
- a CDS encoding DUF1559 domain-containing protein — translation MSSGHVSFARRAFTLVELLVVIAIIGALIALLLPAVQAAREAARRMQCSNNVRQIGLAMQNFHDTFGCLPPGKVNSTGYPNPVHSKFNVGNGTEHSWAVFLLPYMEQKNLSDLYRFDFNWNATENLPVVTTRVQTFYCPSTPNGKRVASATKKEACGDYGVINEVDNGLVTGGFVDNVTGTMRYGVMRINQLDRFADITDGLSNTTWVVEDAGRPQAYNGDRSRNSSGSASGSAWADPENSFSLDGYNTDCTAGPVNCAINCCNKDEIFGFHPGGANAMMGDGSVRFLAKGTDVRIVARLVTKGGGEVNE, via the coding sequence ATGAGTTCAGGCCACGTATCTTTCGCTCGTCGTGCTTTCACGCTGGTCGAATTGCTCGTGGTGATTGCGATCATCGGTGCCCTCATCGCACTGCTGTTACCGGCCGTGCAAGCCGCCCGCGAAGCAGCGCGGCGCATGCAGTGCTCGAACAACGTGCGGCAGATCGGGCTGGCAATGCAGAACTTTCACGACACTTTTGGCTGCTTGCCGCCCGGCAAAGTGAATAGCACCGGCTATCCCAATCCAGTGCACTCAAAATTCAATGTTGGAAATGGGACCGAGCATAGTTGGGCCGTGTTTTTGTTGCCGTACATGGAGCAGAAGAACCTTAGCGACCTGTATCGATTCGATTTCAATTGGAACGCGACCGAGAATCTGCCAGTAGTCACCACGCGGGTGCAGACCTTTTACTGCCCGTCTACTCCCAACGGCAAGCGAGTCGCATCTGCCACGAAGAAGGAAGCCTGCGGCGACTACGGTGTGATTAACGAGGTCGATAACGGGCTCGTCACCGGAGGGTTTGTCGATAATGTGACGGGGACGATGCGGTATGGCGTGATGCGCATCAATCAACTGGATCGCTTTGCCGATATCACCGACGGCCTTTCGAACACAACGTGGGTTGTCGAAGATGCTGGTCGGCCCCAGGCCTATAATGGCGACCGGAGCAGAAACTCAAGCGGCTCAGCGTCGGGTAGTGCTTGGGCCGACCCTGAGAATTCATTCTCGCTTGATGGCTACAACACCGACTGCACGGCAGGGCCGGTCAACTGCGCGATCAACTGCTGCAATAAAGACGAAATCTTCGGCTTTCACCCCGGCGGCGCGAATGCCATGATGGGTGATGGCAGCGTGCGGTTCTTAGCGAAGGGAACGGATGTTCGCATTGTCGCTCGCTTGGTTACCAAGGGGGGCGGCGAGGTGAACGAGTAG